One window of the Ammospiza nelsoni isolate bAmmNel1 chromosome 2, bAmmNel1.pri, whole genome shotgun sequence genome contains the following:
- the PRDX4 gene encoding peroxiredoxin-4 isoform X2, with protein MCGPSSSPPPPPLAAPRGRAVARRAMEAGGGAGARCPALLLLLLAAALGGEAEAEEPRPARQRGDEQCHYYAGGQVYPGEAARLPVSDHSLHLSQAKISKPAPYWEGTAVINGEFKELKLTDYEGKYLVFFFYPLDFTFVCPTEIIAFSDRIEEFRAINTEVVACSVDSKFTHLAWINTPRKQGGLGPMKIPLLSDLTHQISKDYGVYLEDQGHTLRGLFIIDNKRILRQITMNDLPVGRSVDETLRLVQAFQYTDKHGEVCPAGWKPGSETIKPEEAMRVWWPREEL; from the exons ATGTGCGGGCCAAGCtcctccccgccgccgccgcccctcgCCGCGCCGCGGGGACGTGCAGTGGCTCGGCGGGCCATGgaggcgggcggcggggccggggcccgGTGCcccgcgctgctgctgctcctgctggcgGCGGCGCTGGGAGGCGAGGCGGAGGCGGAGGAGCCGCGGCCGGCGCGGCAGCGCGGGGACGAGCAGTGCCATTACTACGCGGGCGGGCAGGTGTACCCGGGGGAGGCGGCCCGGCTGCCCGTCTCCGACCACTCGCTGCACCTCAGCCAGGCCAAGA TCTCCAAGCCAGCACCTTACTGGGAGGGAACAGCAGTCATTAATGGAGAGTTTAAAGAGCTGAAGCTAACAGATTATGAAGGAAAATATCTTGTCTTCTTCTTCTATCCTCTTGACTT TACATTTGTCTGTCCAACTGAGATAATTGCCTTCAGTGACCGAATTGAAGAATTCAGAGCAATAAATACTGAAGTAGTAGCATGTTCTGTGGACTCAAAATTCACTCACTTAGCCTG GATTAATACTCCTCGTAAACAAGGAGGACTTGGACCAATGAAGATTCCCCTTCTTTCTGACCTGACACACCAGATTTCAAAGGATTATGGAGTGTATCTGGAAGATCAAGGACATACACTCAG AGGCCTTTTCATTATTGACAATAAGAGAATCCTTCGACAGATCACAATGAATGACCTTCCTGTTGGGAGATCAGTGGATGAAACACTTCGTTTAGTGCAAGCATTCCAGTACACAGACAAACATGGAGAAG tttgccCTGCTGGTTGGAAACCTGGCAGTGAAACA ATCAAACCAGAGGAAGCCATGAGAGTGTGGTGGCCAAGGGAAGAACT ATAA
- the PRDX4 gene encoding peroxiredoxin-4 isoform X1, with product MCGPSSSPPPPPLAAPRGRAVARRAMEAGGGAGARCPALLLLLLAAALGGEAEAEEPRPARQRGDEQCHYYAGGQVYPGEAARLPVSDHSLHLSQAKISKPAPYWEGTAVINGEFKELKLTDYEGKYLVFFFYPLDFTFVCPTEIIAFSDRIEEFRAINTEVVACSVDSKFTHLAWINTPRKQGGLGPMKIPLLSDLTHQISKDYGVYLEDQGHTLRGLFIIDNKRILRQITMNDLPVGRSVDETLRLVQAFQYTDKHGEVCPAGWKPGSETIIPDPAGKLKYFDKLN from the exons ATGTGCGGGCCAAGCtcctccccgccgccgccgcccctcgCCGCGCCGCGGGGACGTGCAGTGGCTCGGCGGGCCATGgaggcgggcggcggggccggggcccgGTGCcccgcgctgctgctgctcctgctggcgGCGGCGCTGGGAGGCGAGGCGGAGGCGGAGGAGCCGCGGCCGGCGCGGCAGCGCGGGGACGAGCAGTGCCATTACTACGCGGGCGGGCAGGTGTACCCGGGGGAGGCGGCCCGGCTGCCCGTCTCCGACCACTCGCTGCACCTCAGCCAGGCCAAGA TCTCCAAGCCAGCACCTTACTGGGAGGGAACAGCAGTCATTAATGGAGAGTTTAAAGAGCTGAAGCTAACAGATTATGAAGGAAAATATCTTGTCTTCTTCTTCTATCCTCTTGACTT TACATTTGTCTGTCCAACTGAGATAATTGCCTTCAGTGACCGAATTGAAGAATTCAGAGCAATAAATACTGAAGTAGTAGCATGTTCTGTGGACTCAAAATTCACTCACTTAGCCTG GATTAATACTCCTCGTAAACAAGGAGGACTTGGACCAATGAAGATTCCCCTTCTTTCTGACCTGACACACCAGATTTCAAAGGATTATGGAGTGTATCTGGAAGATCAAGGACATACACTCAG AGGCCTTTTCATTATTGACAATAAGAGAATCCTTCGACAGATCACAATGAATGACCTTCCTGTTGGGAGATCAGTGGATGAAACACTTCGTTTAGTGCAAGCATTCCAGTACACAGACAAACATGGAGAAG tttgccCTGCTGGTTGGAAACCTGGCAGTGAAACA ATAATTCCAGATCCAGCTGGAAAACTGAAGTATTTTGATAAACTAAACTGA